A genome region from Microbacterium profundi includes the following:
- a CDS encoding ATP-binding cassette domain-containing protein, whose protein sequence is METTGTTIVEFSDVSKYYGDRSDQPPALDGIDLSIDRGEIFGVIGESGAGKTTLLELVNGLITADRGEVRVDGATMAGRSRREMRMLRRQVGVVFQGIHLLSSRTVRQNVALGLQISRRAGIRRTRAEERAAVDEMLAFVGLTHRADHHPAELSGGEKQRVGLARALVTRRRCCSATSRPLRWTPARPPRCSACCSTPARSSARRSS, encoded by the coding sequence ATGGAAACCACGGGCACGACGATCGTCGAGTTCAGCGACGTCAGCAAGTACTACGGCGACCGCTCCGACCAGCCGCCGGCGCTCGACGGCATCGACCTGAGCATCGATCGCGGCGAGATCTTCGGCGTCATCGGCGAGAGCGGTGCCGGCAAGACGACGCTCCTCGAACTCGTCAACGGGCTCATCACGGCCGACCGCGGTGAGGTGCGCGTCGACGGTGCGACCATGGCCGGGCGCAGTCGCCGCGAGATGCGGATGCTGCGCCGGCAGGTCGGCGTCGTCTTCCAGGGCATCCACCTGCTCAGCAGTCGCACCGTGCGGCAGAACGTCGCGCTCGGACTCCAGATCAGCCGCAGGGCAGGCATCCGCCGCACGCGTGCCGAAGAGCGGGCCGCCGTCGATGAGATGCTCGCCTTCGTCGGCCTCACGCATCGCGCCGACCATCACCCGGCCGAGCTCAGCGGTGGGGAGAAGCAGCGCGTCGGACTCGCCCGCGCGCTGGTCACCCGCCGCCGCTGCTGCTCTGCGACGAGCCGACCTCTTCGCTGGACGCCAGCACGACCGCCGAGGTGCTCCGCGTGCTGCTCGACGCCCGCGAGAAGTTCGGCACGACGATCGTCGTGA
- a CDS encoding OsmC family protein, translated as MRAAFLTEAINRDGGDGTAAVPDGLTVTVSSPLNPDRDPAGTNPEQLLALAWATCLNATAQAVVARRVQTAVRVEVELHDAAAGTGYEFHVDAFLSVQDADAAETERVLAAAHARCPVSKLIGDAATVAVHSEQFVGEPASTR; from the coding sequence ATGCGTGCCGCTTTCCTTACAGAGGCGATCAATCGTGACGGCGGAGACGGGACGGCCGCAGTTCCGGATGGACTGACGGTGACGGTGTCGTCACCGCTGAACCCCGACCGCGATCCGGCGGGGACGAACCCGGAGCAGCTGCTGGCGCTCGCCTGGGCGACATGTCTGAACGCCACGGCGCAGGCCGTGGTCGCGCGCCGCGTGCAGACCGCGGTGCGGGTCGAAGTGGAGTTGCACGATGCCGCAGCGGGAACCGGGTACGAGTTCCACGTCGACGCGTTCCTCTCGGTGCAGGATGCGGATGCCGCGGAGACGGAGCGCGTGCTCGCAGCCGCGCACGCCCGCTGTCCGGTGTCGAAGCTCATCGGCGACGCCGCGACCGTCGCCGTGCACTCCGAGCAGTTCGTTGGAGAGCCGGCTTCGACGCGCTGA